A single Natrinema pellirubrum DSM 15624 DNA region contains:
- a CDS encoding M24 family metallopeptidase has protein sequence MDKHDRLEAHLESTGLDSVWFARPNAFAWLTGGNNVVDREGDAGVAAVGYDGTEITLVANNIEADRIVAEELPDLDADAVSVVEFPWHASSLAAAIAERVGPDERAAADIEVPGLERVDPTALRQPLTERDRERYRDLGEETAAAVESVCRELQRDDTEHEVASALQVALSARNIETPVVLVGGAERVQRYRHYTPTEAELGDYVLVSVTAERGGLHASCTRTVAFDPPAWLEERHRAAARVETTALAATQAAAIDGETDGSGTTGGTAGAVFAAIQDAYDAVGYEGEWRHHHQGGAAGFAGREWIATPGHDAPVKAPMAYAWNPTVQGAKSEDTALVTDDGIDVLTATDRWPTMTATAVDRDLELERPVPLVREA, from the coding sequence ATGGACAAACACGACCGGCTCGAGGCCCACCTCGAGTCCACCGGACTCGATTCGGTCTGGTTCGCTCGGCCGAACGCATTCGCATGGCTCACCGGCGGGAACAACGTCGTCGACCGCGAGGGCGACGCCGGCGTCGCCGCCGTCGGGTACGACGGGACCGAGATCACGCTCGTGGCGAACAACATCGAGGCCGATCGCATCGTCGCCGAGGAACTCCCTGACCTCGATGCCGACGCGGTGTCGGTCGTCGAGTTCCCCTGGCACGCGTCGTCGCTGGCCGCGGCGATCGCCGAGCGCGTCGGCCCGGACGAACGGGCGGCCGCGGACATCGAGGTCCCGGGCCTCGAGCGCGTCGATCCGACCGCGCTGCGCCAGCCGTTGACCGAGCGCGACCGGGAGCGCTACCGCGACCTCGGCGAGGAGACGGCGGCCGCCGTCGAATCGGTCTGTCGGGAGCTACAGCGCGACGATACGGAACACGAAGTCGCCTCGGCGCTGCAGGTCGCGCTGTCGGCCCGGAACATCGAGACGCCGGTGGTTCTGGTCGGCGGTGCCGAACGCGTCCAGCGCTACCGCCACTACACCCCGACCGAGGCCGAACTCGGCGACTATGTCCTCGTCTCCGTGACCGCCGAACGGGGCGGTCTCCACGCGAGTTGTACCCGAACCGTGGCGTTCGACCCGCCGGCCTGGCTCGAGGAGCGCCACAGAGCGGCCGCTCGCGTGGAGACGACGGCGCTGGCGGCGACGCAGGCGGCGGCCATCGATGGTGAGACCGACGGCAGCGGAACCACCGGCGGTACCGCAGGAGCCGTGTTCGCGGCCATACAGGATGCGTACGACGCGGTCGGCTACGAGGGCGAGTGGCGACATCACCACCAGGGCGGGGCCGCCGGCTTCGCCGGTCGGGAGTGGATCGCCACGCCCGGCCATGATGCGCCCGTCAAAGCGCCGATGGCTTACGCGTGGAACCCCACAGTACAGGGCGCGAAAAGCGAGGATACGGCGCTCGTCACCGACGACGGGATCGACGTCCTGACGGCGACGGATCGCTGGCCGACCATGACTGCGACGGCGGTCGATCGAGATCTCGAACTCGAGCGGCCGGTCCCGCTCGTCCGCGAGGCGTAA
- a CDS encoding COX15/CtaA family protein — MSYDNHTPDSRFRSLIDRFGFPHLLTVTLALVATTILLGIAAKATGSGLACEANWPQCDAGPFNLFPANLPSFYEWFHRFVSMFAGFAIIGSAIAAWRLPDIDRNVAGLVVLGMVLTPVQVALGRETVTTYTMDILSLHFWTAVTIFTLFLVATVLVWAHRLTGRHVAAALVLGLVALPVHVALSPVVGSALSSYSPTMQMAQYGVTLVLLGAAIVAAMVGRRRLTGRAVIPLLAAPPIVIAVLFFGRQAINPALEVPYLVAVAVSLVSFLAGLVLTRSANATEGGADALSP, encoded by the coding sequence GTGTCGTACGATAATCACACGCCCGACTCGAGGTTTCGATCGTTGATCGATCGGTTCGGCTTCCCGCACCTGCTGACGGTAACGCTCGCGCTGGTCGCGACGACGATCCTGCTGGGGATCGCCGCGAAGGCGACGGGCTCCGGGCTGGCCTGCGAGGCCAACTGGCCGCAGTGTGACGCCGGACCGTTTAACCTGTTCCCAGCGAACCTCCCGAGTTTCTACGAGTGGTTCCACCGCTTCGTCTCGATGTTCGCCGGCTTCGCCATCATCGGCTCCGCGATCGCCGCCTGGCGACTGCCCGATATCGACCGAAACGTGGCCGGCCTGGTCGTCCTGGGGATGGTCCTGACGCCGGTCCAGGTCGCGCTCGGTCGCGAGACGGTCACCACGTACACGATGGATATCCTCTCCTTGCACTTCTGGACGGCCGTCACCATCTTCACCCTGTTTCTGGTCGCGACCGTCCTCGTGTGGGCACACCGACTGACCGGCCGCCACGTCGCCGCCGCGCTCGTGCTGGGGCTCGTCGCCCTGCCCGTCCACGTCGCGCTCAGCCCCGTCGTCGGCTCGGCGCTCTCGAGTTACTCGCCGACGATGCAGATGGCCCAGTACGGTGTGACGCTCGTCCTGCTGGGTGCGGCGATCGTCGCCGCGATGGTCGGTCGTCGCCGCCTGACGGGTCGCGCCGTCATCCCGCTGCTTGCGGCACCGCCGATCGTGATCGCCGTCCTCTTCTTCGGCCGGCAAGCGATCAACCCCGCGCTCGAGGTGCCGTACCTCGTCGCGGTGGCCGTCTCGCTGGTCTCCTTCCTCGCCGGACTGGTGCTTACCCGCTCCGCGAACGCGACCGAGGGTGGCGCCGACGCGCTCTCGCCCTGA
- a CDS encoding metal-dependent hydrolase has product MYQVGHYGGALTAYAPLGTIIAVGGYGEVAIVGGLVCVALSTLPDYDHRLPLIDHRGPTHTIPFALLVGIGLATITGVLVDASSAFADVGFVTFAFLVGFVSVGSHLFVDALTPMGVRPFWPLSRRRYSLEVTTAANPVANYGLFGLGLGSILTGAAIVVVMG; this is encoded by the coding sequence ATGTATCAGGTGGGCCACTACGGCGGTGCGCTCACGGCGTACGCACCGCTTGGCACCATCATCGCCGTGGGCGGCTACGGCGAGGTCGCGATCGTCGGCGGCCTCGTCTGTGTCGCGCTCTCGACGCTGCCGGACTACGACCACCGGCTCCCGCTGATCGACCACCGCGGGCCGACCCATACGATCCCGTTCGCGCTGTTGGTCGGCATCGGCCTCGCGACGATCACCGGCGTCCTCGTCGACGCGTCCTCGGCCTTCGCCGACGTCGGCTTCGTGACTTTCGCCTTCCTCGTCGGTTTCGTCTCGGTCGGCTCCCATCTGTTCGTCGACGCGCTGACGCCGATGGGCGTCCGCCCGTTCTGGCCCCTCTCGCGGCGACGCTACTCCCTCGAGGTGACGACCGCGGCGAACCCGGTCGCGAACTACGGACTGTTCGGACTGGGTCTTGGCTCGATTCTCACGGGGGCCGCGATCGTCGTGGTTATGGGCTGA
- a CDS encoding uracil-DNA glycosylase family protein, producing MRNVTDRTSNPFGLRAPVDRSDPEDRAAVFGYGDANADFHVIGDYPGVHGGETTGIPFTETEAGLAVQDVVRAVGFASGSSDGPVLENCFWSYVYLCSLPADEAPTDDDYADLERFFDAELRAINAHILLPVGARATDRVLREYTTQRRRYDDTLEMAALHAREIRGRGVLVVPIREPSEWIDGDREAIVSRLEALLASDYRQTKGVATTVG from the coding sequence GTGCGAAACGTTACGGACAGGACGAGCAACCCGTTCGGACTGCGTGCGCCGGTCGACCGCTCCGACCCCGAGGACCGGGCCGCCGTCTTCGGCTACGGCGACGCCAACGCCGACTTCCACGTGATCGGCGACTATCCCGGCGTCCATGGCGGCGAAACGACCGGGATCCCGTTCACCGAAACTGAGGCCGGACTCGCCGTCCAGGACGTCGTTCGCGCGGTCGGGTTCGCGAGCGGCTCGTCGGACGGCCCCGTCCTCGAGAACTGTTTCTGGAGCTACGTCTACCTCTGTAGCCTGCCCGCGGACGAAGCGCCGACCGACGACGACTACGCCGACCTCGAGCGGTTTTTCGACGCCGAACTCCGCGCGATCAACGCACATATCCTCCTGCCGGTCGGTGCCCGTGCGACCGACCGGGTCCTCCGGGAGTACACGACCCAACGCCGTCGGTACGACGACACCCTCGAGATGGCTGCGCTACACGCCCGCGAGATCCGCGGACGAGGGGTACTGGTCGTTCCGATCAGGGAGCCAAGCGAGTGGATCGACGGCGACCGCGAGGCGATCGTCTCGCGGCTCGAGGCCCTGCTCGCGAGCGATTACCGGCAGACGAAAGGAGTCGCGACGACGGTCGGCTAA
- a CDS encoding cupin domain-containing protein produces the protein MPEVTSLERLDDAPHAEVFDVQTPRTVRLELTEEQRVPEHRHPESNVVLHLLEGAVELTLGDEVYDLEPGDIARFDGDQDISPYAREASTALLVFAPKTD, from the coding sequence ATGCCCGAAGTCACGTCGCTCGAGCGCCTCGACGATGCGCCCCACGCAGAAGTCTTCGACGTACAGACGCCACGAACCGTCCGTCTCGAGTTGACCGAGGAGCAGCGTGTTCCCGAACACCGCCATCCGGAGTCGAACGTCGTCCTCCACCTGCTCGAGGGAGCCGTCGAACTCACCCTCGGCGACGAGGTCTACGACCTCGAGCCGGGCGATATCGCTCGGTTCGACGGTGATCAGGACATCTCTCCGTACGCGCGCGAGGCGAGTACGGCACTGCTCGTTTTCGCCCCGAAGACCGATTAG
- a CDS encoding NAD-dependent succinate-semialdehyde dehydrogenase, translating into MEVINPATGERERTVEEHTESDVDDALERATAAYEEWRDRPIREREELLAAAGDVLRENKREYAETMTREMGKPISQAIAEVEKCAWVCDHYAEHGSAYLSADGHPSPPGSSVETVYDPLGPILAVMPWNFPFWQVFRFAAPHLTSGNVGLLKHASNVPGCAQAIEDVFRKAGYPEDVFQTLLISSDLVDDVIEDDRVKAATVTGSGPAGRAVASTAGDQLKKSVLELGGSDPFVVLDDADIEAAAETGAWARNQNGGQSCIAGKRFLVHTDVYDGFLEAFVDEVESLTVGDPTDGETDIGPQARADLMDELHAQVEASVAAGAELLTGGEPLDREGAFYPPTILADVPEGCPADSEETFGPVAAVYEIDDEDALVAKANDTEFGLGATIWTEDRERGRRLAREIDAGCVYVNQLVKSDPRVPFGGVGESGYGRELAREGMLEFVNRKTVWVE; encoded by the coding sequence ATGGAGGTCATCAATCCGGCCACCGGCGAGCGAGAGCGGACGGTCGAGGAGCATACCGAATCCGACGTCGACGACGCCCTCGAGCGGGCAACGGCGGCCTACGAGGAGTGGCGGGACCGACCGATCCGCGAGCGTGAGGAACTGCTCGCGGCCGCAGGGGACGTGCTTCGCGAGAACAAGCGCGAGTACGCCGAGACGATGACCCGGGAGATGGGGAAGCCGATCTCGCAGGCGATCGCCGAGGTCGAGAAGTGTGCCTGGGTCTGTGACCACTACGCCGAACACGGCAGCGCCTACCTCTCGGCCGACGGCCATCCGAGCCCGCCGGGCTCGTCGGTCGAGACGGTCTACGATCCGCTCGGTCCGATCCTGGCGGTGATGCCGTGGAACTTCCCGTTCTGGCAGGTGTTCCGATTCGCGGCACCCCATCTCACGTCGGGGAACGTCGGGCTGCTCAAGCACGCTTCGAACGTCCCCGGCTGCGCGCAAGCGATCGAGGACGTGTTCCGAAAAGCGGGCTATCCCGAGGACGTCTTCCAGACGCTGCTGATTTCCTCGGATCTTGTCGACGACGTCATCGAAGACGACCGCGTCAAAGCCGCGACCGTCACCGGCAGCGGTCCGGCCGGTCGCGCCGTGGCTTCGACGGCGGGCGACCAACTCAAAAAGTCCGTCCTCGAGCTGGGCGGGAGCGACCCGTTCGTCGTTCTCGACGACGCCGATATCGAGGCCGCGGCCGAGACCGGCGCGTGGGCGCGCAACCAGAACGGCGGTCAGTCCTGCATCGCCGGCAAGCGATTCCTCGTCCACACCGACGTCTACGACGGGTTCCTCGAGGCCTTTGTCGACGAGGTCGAGTCGCTGACCGTCGGCGATCCGACGGACGGGGAGACGGATATCGGCCCGCAGGCCCGGGCGGACCTCATGGACGAACTCCACGCACAGGTCGAGGCCAGTGTCGCGGCCGGTGCGGAGCTACTCACCGGTGGCGAACCGCTGGACCGCGAGGGCGCGTTCTATCCGCCGACCATCCTCGCGGACGTTCCCGAGGGCTGTCCGGCCGACAGCGAGGAGACGTTCGGGCCGGTCGCCGCGGTCTACGAAATCGACGACGAGGACGCCCTCGTCGCCAAAGCCAACGACACCGAGTTCGGCCTCGGGGCGACCATCTGGACGGAAGACCGCGAGCGCGGCCGACGGCTCGCCCGCGAGATCGACGCGGGCTGTGTCTACGTCAACCAACTCGTCAAATCCGATCCGCGGGTTCCCTTCGGCGGCGTCGGGGAGTCGGGCTACGGGCGCGAACTCGCGCGAGAGGGCATGCTCGAGTTCGTCAACCGGAAGACGGTCTGGGTCGAGTGA
- a CDS encoding S1C family serine protease, with the protein MRGFPSAASGSRATGANSRERACSSSSTGRRSGSSEQLRHPFEPAHQSCSLSVDDPPAVGREVVAIGNPFDLEGTLTTGIVSGVDRSIPAPTGYSIPDAIQTDAAVNPGNSGGPLLTLEGAVAAVINSGGGDNVGFGISAALTERVVPELVEDGAYDHSFLGASFTDVTPAVASANDLADRGGLLVVDIVGGGPAAGVLEPSPGTEYTGRRRVPVGGDVLLAVDGTALATKEDLERYLALETRPGDTVELTVRRDGTERSVSLELGTRPARRGPYR; encoded by the coding sequence ATCCGCGGGTTCCCTTCGGCGGCGTCGGGGAGTCGGGCTACGGGCGCGAACTCGCGCGAGAGGGCATGCTCGAGTTCGTCAACCGGAAGACGGTCTGGGTCGAGTGAGCAGCTGAGACACCCGTTCGAACCTGCTCACCAGTCCTGTTCGCTTTCCGTCGACGACCCGCCGGCCGTCGGTCGGGAGGTCGTCGCGATCGGCAACCCCTTCGATCTCGAGGGGACGCTCACCACGGGGATCGTCAGCGGCGTCGACCGGTCGATCCCGGCACCGACCGGCTACAGCATCCCCGACGCGATCCAGACCGACGCCGCGGTCAACCCGGGCAACAGCGGCGGCCCGCTGCTGACGCTGGAGGGCGCGGTCGCCGCGGTCATCAACTCCGGCGGCGGGGACAACGTCGGCTTCGGCATCTCCGCGGCACTGACCGAACGCGTCGTCCCCGAACTCGTCGAAGACGGGGCGTACGACCACTCGTTTCTCGGCGCGTCGTTCACCGACGTCACGCCCGCCGTCGCGTCCGCGAACGACCTCGCGGACCGCGGCGGGCTACTCGTCGTCGATATCGTCGGCGGCGGGCCGGCGGCCGGCGTCCTCGAGCCGAGTCCCGGAACGGAGTACACCGGTCGGAGACGCGTGCCCGTCGGCGGTGACGTTCTTCTCGCCGTCGACGGGACGGCACTGGCGACGAAAGAGGACCTCGAGCGCTATCTCGCGCTCGAGACGCGACCGGGCGATACCGTCGAGTTGACCGTCCGCCGCGACGGCACCGAACGGTCCGTCTCGCTCGAACTCGGGACCCGTCCCGCGCGTCGCGGGCCGTACCGATAG
- a CDS encoding multicopper oxidase domain-containing protein, which yields MSDRIGAPGLGLSRREFVAATGGVAALTGMAGCVSRGSQGDAGSEEPSAKSAGSEPDLPWTSSPEVVQVDEQGGSVTLQSVSAQHAVHPMDSMGGPVELPRVWAFKADDGEPSVPGPILRTTEGNDIEVTLDNTGNDHPHTLHFHGAQKTWENDGVPTTTGITVNPGEKHTYTIPANVPGTHLYHCHYQTHRHIDMGMYGIFRVDPKGYEPADKEYFFTLKDWDSRVNRQFAGEDVDYSPRNRNPDVFTINGKSLPRTLHPEEGSPIIVDHGDTVRLHMVNAGYMSHPMHTHNHRFRLIEKDGGQLPEAAQYEQDVTNIAPAERHTVEFEANADPGIYLMHCHKVNHAMNGDSYPGGMVNGIVYRDAMDTDVFADLMSYAGYEG from the coding sequence ATGAGTGATCGAATCGGCGCACCCGGACTGGGGCTATCGCGACGCGAATTCGTTGCTGCGACCGGTGGCGTGGCGGCACTGACCGGCATGGCCGGCTGTGTGAGTCGGGGCTCTCAGGGAGACGCCGGCTCCGAGGAGCCGTCCGCGAAGTCCGCGGGGTCGGAACCCGACCTGCCGTGGACGAGTTCCCCGGAGGTCGTACAGGTCGACGAGCAGGGCGGGAGCGTGACGCTGCAGTCGGTATCGGCCCAACACGCGGTCCACCCGATGGACTCGATGGGCGGACCGGTAGAACTGCCGCGGGTCTGGGCGTTCAAGGCCGACGACGGCGAACCCAGCGTTCCCGGCCCGATCCTCCGAACGACCGAGGGCAACGACATCGAAGTCACCCTCGACAACACGGGCAACGATCACCCGCACACGCTGCATTTCCACGGGGCACAGAAGACCTGGGAGAACGACGGCGTCCCGACGACGACGGGGATCACGGTCAACCCCGGCGAGAAACACACCTACACGATTCCGGCGAACGTCCCGGGAACGCACCTCTATCACTGCCACTACCAGACCCATCGCCACATCGACATGGGGATGTACGGTATCTTCCGCGTCGATCCGAAGGGGTACGAGCCCGCCGACAAGGAGTACTTCTTCACGCTGAAAGACTGGGATTCGCGGGTCAACCGCCAGTTCGCCGGCGAGGACGTCGACTACAGCCCCCGGAACCGCAACCCCGACGTGTTCACGATCAACGGCAAGAGCCTCCCGCGGACGCTCCACCCCGAGGAGGGTTCCCCGATCATCGTCGACCACGGCGATACCGTCCGCCTCCACATGGTCAACGCGGGCTATATGTCCCACCCGATGCACACGCACAACCACCGCTTCCGGCTGATCGAGAAAGACGGCGGCCAGCTCCCCGAGGCGGCCCAGTACGAACAGGACGTCACCAACATCGCGCCTGCAGAACGTCACACCGTCGAGTTCGAGGCCAATGCCGACCCCGGCATCTACCTCATGCACTGTCACAAGGTCAACCACGCGATGAACGGCGACTCCTATCCCGGCGGCATGGTCAACGGCATCGTCTACCGGGACGCGATGGACACCGACGTCTTCGCCGACCTCATGTCCTACGCGGGCTACGAGGGCTGA
- a CDS encoding MarR family winged helix-turn-helix transcriptional regulator — MTGNDRPVLEVLAADGPLAVVDLAAAIDTHPVTVDHVCDRLYERDEVRLIGGQRYEITAAGRRRLADETPVATDPDVRPGTESRP; from the coding sequence ATGACCGGGAACGACCGCCCGGTTCTCGAGGTGCTGGCTGCAGACGGGCCGCTCGCTGTCGTCGATCTCGCCGCGGCGATCGATACCCATCCAGTGACCGTCGATCACGTCTGTGACCGACTCTACGAGCGGGACGAGGTTCGACTGATCGGCGGCCAGCGGTACGAGATCACGGCCGCGGGTCGGCGGCGGCTCGCGGACGAGACGCCGGTTGCGACCGACCCGGACGTTCGGCCCGGAACGGAAAGTCGTCCCTGA
- a CDS encoding transcription initiation factor IIB — MTGTSVDATDERTTRNGERNAAPERERSECPECTGRIAYDEEHGERACADCGLVLDADGIDYGPEWRRFDDDGDDRCRVGAPVTARKHDKGLSTTIGWQDEDAYGNRISGRKRRQLQRLRTWNERFTSKNARERNLKQALGEIERMASALGLPEPCRETAGVIYRRAVEEELLPGRSIEAMATACLYAAARQQGTPRTLVAFASVSRVEKLPIQRAYRYLSSELGLKIEPADPIHYLPQYASELGVGDETERLARKILEAAKDRDLHSGRSPAGLAAAAIYGAGRLTDEGLTQERIGEETGVSGVTVRNRYRELLDAYGATRDR, encoded by the coding sequence ATGACTGGAACGAGCGTCGACGCGACCGACGAGCGGACGACCCGGAACGGCGAGCGCAATGCCGCTCCCGAGCGGGAGCGTTCGGAGTGTCCGGAGTGTACCGGCCGGATCGCCTACGACGAGGAACACGGTGAGCGAGCCTGTGCGGACTGTGGGCTCGTTCTCGATGCCGACGGAATCGATTACGGACCGGAGTGGCGACGCTTCGACGACGACGGCGACGACCGGTGTCGAGTCGGCGCGCCGGTCACGGCGCGCAAACACGACAAGGGCCTCAGCACGACGATCGGCTGGCAGGACGAGGACGCGTACGGGAACCGGATCTCGGGGCGAAAGCGCCGCCAACTCCAGCGGCTGCGGACCTGGAACGAACGCTTTACGTCGAAAAACGCCCGCGAACGGAACCTCAAGCAGGCACTCGGCGAGATCGAGCGCATGGCGTCGGCGCTCGGCCTCCCCGAGCCGTGTCGCGAGACGGCCGGCGTCATCTACCGCCGGGCCGTCGAGGAAGAGCTGTTGCCGGGCCGGTCGATCGAGGCGATGGCGACCGCCTGTCTGTACGCGGCCGCCCGCCAGCAGGGCACCCCGCGGACGCTCGTCGCGTTCGCGTCGGTCAGCCGGGTCGAGAAACTGCCCATCCAGCGGGCCTATCGCTATCTCTCGAGCGAGCTGGGGCTCAAAATCGAGCCCGCCGACCCGATCCACTACCTCCCGCAGTACGCCTCCGAACTGGGTGTCGGCGACGAGACCGAACGCCTCGCTCGGAAGATCCTCGAGGCGGCAAAGGACCGGGACCTCCACAGCGGGCGGAGCCCGGCCGGACTGGCTGCGGCGGCGATCTACGGGGCGGGTCGGCTGACCGACGAGGGCCTCACACAGGAGCGGATCGGCGAGGAAACCGGTGTCAGCGGTGTCACGGTCCGGAACCGCTACCGCGAACTACTGGACGCCTACGGGGCGACCCGTGATCGATAG
- a CDS encoding DUF5830 family protein, whose translation MSNERDPLEDIEIDDDRVERGLALLARLEHEQLPLPDAIDRIETVTSDPTVTRTILDRAELHGIIDREDGVIRPKSRLYVRFERDVITKEGDFSCRRCGSGLKTGYFIDLEAGELGPFGSSCIRKVTGRDD comes from the coding sequence ATGTCGAACGAGAGGGACCCGCTCGAGGACATCGAGATCGACGACGACCGCGTCGAACGGGGACTCGCACTGCTGGCCCGTCTCGAACACGAACAGTTGCCACTCCCCGATGCCATCGATCGGATCGAGACGGTCACGTCCGATCCAACGGTGACCAGGACGATCCTCGACCGGGCCGAACTCCACGGGATCATCGACCGCGAAGACGGTGTCATCCGCCCCAAGAGCCGTCTGTACGTTCGCTTCGAGCGAGACGTCATCACGAAAGAGGGGGACTTCTCTTGCCGGCGCTGTGGCTCGGGACTGAAGACCGGCTACTTCATCGACCTCGAGGCGGGCGAACTCGGCCCCTTCGGCTCCTCGTGTATCCGCAAAGTGACCGGGCGGGACGACTAA
- a CDS encoding DUF7115 domain-containing protein has product MSVPGIVDASLDGEEIAARVSLGSDDELFITPTRTIVYRADGLLSDESADEYPHDADRLTISEGRRKTKFALEYALEGEREFAVPAKKTDDVLHPVLAGVLNGNGITDPGETVVKTYRFSELTLIVTSDRLVKHIGGAVWDGDYEEYRFEDVTNLTFEDGSVATQIVLTVDGRPQRIKAPNEEANDLRERLQRALFDYHDVESLEEFNLTVGDDEDEAAADEGSMDFGGGVDPLDADPPEPEDRETAGTSDAGGTGSTDPLADGTANDTAASGSASAGTAAGSESAAQSSARGTTGDARADVGSSERGRTETGSVFESASDDEPAVEEAGRAQRTPAETDPELLERIESLEAAVERQTEIIERQEETIEQLIAELRQGR; this is encoded by the coding sequence ATGAGCGTTCCCGGCATCGTCGATGCTTCTCTCGATGGCGAGGAGATCGCGGCGCGAGTCTCTCTTGGCAGTGACGACGAACTCTTCATCACGCCGACGAGGACCATCGTCTACCGTGCCGACGGCCTCCTGAGCGACGAATCGGCCGACGAATACCCCCACGACGCCGACCGGCTAACCATCTCCGAGGGCCGGCGAAAGACCAAGTTCGCCCTCGAGTACGCCCTCGAGGGCGAACGGGAGTTCGCCGTTCCCGCGAAAAAGACCGACGACGTTCTCCATCCCGTCCTGGCGGGCGTGTTAAACGGCAACGGGATCACCGATCCCGGCGAGACGGTCGTCAAGACCTACCGTTTCAGCGAACTGACGCTGATCGTCACGAGCGACCGTCTGGTCAAACACATCGGCGGCGCGGTCTGGGACGGCGACTACGAGGAGTATCGCTTCGAGGACGTGACGAACCTGACCTTCGAGGACGGCAGCGTCGCGACCCAGATCGTCCTGACGGTCGACGGCCGCCCACAGCGGATCAAGGCCCCCAACGAGGAGGCAAACGACCTCCGGGAACGGCTCCAGCGGGCGCTGTTCGACTACCACGACGTCGAGTCGCTCGAGGAGTTCAACCTGACCGTCGGTGACGACGAGGACGAGGCGGCCGCCGACGAGGGATCGATGGACTTCGGCGGCGGGGTCGATCCGCTGGACGCCGATCCGCCCGAACCGGAGGATCGAGAGACGGCGGGGACCAGTGACGCCGGTGGGACCGGATCGACGGATCCCCTCGCCGACGGGACGGCCAACGATACTGCCGCGAGCGGATCGGCGTCGGCGGGGACCGCGGCCGGCAGTGAATCGGCGGCCCAGTCGTCGGCCCGCGGGACGACGGGCGACGCACGTGCCGATGTCGGCTCGTCGGAGCGGGGCCGTACGGAAACCGGATCGGTCTTCGAGTCGGCAAGCGATGACGAGCCGGCCGTCGAAGAGGCCGGACGGGCACAGCGAACGCCGGCCGAAACGGACCCCGAACTCTTAGAGCGGATCGAGTCCCTCGAGGCGGCGGTCGAACGACAGACCGAAATCATCGAGCGACAGGAGGAGACGATCGAGCAGTTGATCGCGGAACTCCGACAGGGCCGTTAG